From Neisseria musculi, the proteins below share one genomic window:
- a CDS encoding HNH/endonuclease VII fold putative polymorphic toxin — MRLGIPTTMQPTAVRRVPLMEKDYFTGKDRQKTDSIRQPIFATEYLFIINGKNYVIQNHSAGHDFGELSGRGNQAAHFNSKQLELTTYTVSGKVNADVWKQEKDMPHNRQTYTPSKITGVTEHRYTKPSVNAKPSESFFKKPFLKRK, encoded by the coding sequence ATGAGATTGGGGATTCCTACTACAATGCAGCCTACGGCAGTGCGCAGAGTTCCGTTGATGGAGAAGGATTATTTTACTGGGAAAGATAGACAAAAAACAGATTCTATACGCCAACCAATTTTTGCGACTGAATATTTATTCATTATAAATGGAAAAAACTATGTAATTCAAAACCATTCAGCAGGACATGATTTTGGTGAACTATCAGGAAGAGGAAACCAGGCAGCTCATTTCAATTCCAAACAGTTAGAATTGACAACCTATACTGTTTCGGGAAAAGTAAATGCAGATGTATGGAAACAAGAAAAAGATATGCCTCATAACAGGCAAACCTATACACCATCTAAGATTACAGGGGTTACGGAACATCGCTATACCAAACCATCGGTAAACGCCAAACCTAGCGAATCATTTTTCAAAAAACCTTTTTTGAAACGGAAGTGA